In Elaeis guineensis isolate ETL-2024a chromosome 1, EG11, whole genome shotgun sequence, a genomic segment contains:
- the LOC105032276 gene encoding auxin-responsive protein IAA9 isoform X1: MELELGLALPNNHLMKGFDLNDGSTTNSYRKRGFEEAFEKVIPFSSPLPRKTTLPLFVHKNGGDGDDENDGPQLKNPDELNSISGSRALVGWPPVKHPRRRSAGGGAGERWSEDCGSNSYAGGGGRRAKCVKVKMEGVAIGRKVDLCLHDSYEELFHTLNQMFPTMQHGVAYAHPHHRHFTVTYEDGEGDWLLVGDVPWEAFIQSVKRLKILS; the protein is encoded by the exons ATGGAGTTGGAGCTCGGCCTCGCCCTTCCCAACAACCATTTGATGAAGGGATTCGATCTTAATGATGGCAGCACAACCAATTCATATAGGAAGAGAGGTTTCGAGGAGGCATTTGAAAAAGTGATCCCTTTCTCTTCACCACTCCCCAGAAAGACTACTCTGCCTCTTTTTGTCCATAAAAATGGTGGAGATGGAGATGATGAGAATGACGGCCCACAGCTTAAGAATCCAGATGAGCTTAATAG TATCAGTGGAAGCAGAGCATTGGTAGGGTGGCCACCGGTCAAACACCCAAGAAGGAGGAGCGCAGGCGGTGGAGCAGGGGAGAGGTGGAGTGAGGACTGTGGAAGCAATAGCTATGCCGGCGGCGGCGGTAGACGAGCCAAGTGTGTGAAGGTTAAGATGGAGGGGGTGGCAATAGGGAGGAAGGTGGATCTCTGTCTGCATGACTCTTATGAGGAACTCTTCCACACGCTCAACCAGATGTTCCCCACCATGCAACATG GTGTTGCTTATGCTCATCCTCATCATCGTCACTTCACAGTCACATATGAGGATGGAGAGGGAGATTGGCTGTTGGTTGGAGACGTGCCTTGGGA GGCTTTCATCCAGTCAGTCAAGCGTCTCAAGATACTCAGCTAA
- the LOC105032276 gene encoding auxin-responsive protein IAA20 isoform X2, translating into MELELGLALPNNHLMKGFDLNDGSTTNSYRKRGFEEAFEKVIPFSSPLPRKTTLPLFVHKNGGDGDDENDGPQLKNPDELNSGSRALVGWPPVKHPRRRSAGGGAGERWSEDCGSNSYAGGGGRRAKCVKVKMEGVAIGRKVDLCLHDSYEELFHTLNQMFPTMQHGVAYAHPHHRHFTVTYEDGEGDWLLVGDVPWEAFIQSVKRLKILS; encoded by the exons ATGGAGTTGGAGCTCGGCCTCGCCCTTCCCAACAACCATTTGATGAAGGGATTCGATCTTAATGATGGCAGCACAACCAATTCATATAGGAAGAGAGGTTTCGAGGAGGCATTTGAAAAAGTGATCCCTTTCTCTTCACCACTCCCCAGAAAGACTACTCTGCCTCTTTTTGTCCATAAAAATGGTGGAGATGGAGATGATGAGAATGACGGCCCACAGCTTAAGAATCCAGATGAGCTTAATAG TGGAAGCAGAGCATTGGTAGGGTGGCCACCGGTCAAACACCCAAGAAGGAGGAGCGCAGGCGGTGGAGCAGGGGAGAGGTGGAGTGAGGACTGTGGAAGCAATAGCTATGCCGGCGGCGGCGGTAGACGAGCCAAGTGTGTGAAGGTTAAGATGGAGGGGGTGGCAATAGGGAGGAAGGTGGATCTCTGTCTGCATGACTCTTATGAGGAACTCTTCCACACGCTCAACCAGATGTTCCCCACCATGCAACATG GTGTTGCTTATGCTCATCCTCATCATCGTCACTTCACAGTCACATATGAGGATGGAGAGGGAGATTGGCTGTTGGTTGGAGACGTGCCTTGGGA GGCTTTCATCCAGTCAGTCAAGCGTCTCAAGATACTCAGCTAA